ACCGATTAACCTCTTGGAAAAGAGTTTTCTTATAGTTATTGTTAACTGTATCACAGTATTTTAGGTTAGAATACATTAAAATAGCGCTAAATAAGTGCACCTGAGAGGTATCTGAATGAAACTGATGAAAAAATCACTCTGCATATTCTTGGCGTGGAGTCTATTTGTACTCTCCTTTCCGGTAACGGTTCAGGCGCAGGACAAAATGGCCGTGGCTGTTCTCGATCTTGAGGGGCGCGGTATATCGGCACTGGAAGCCGCTACGCTCACGGACAGGCTACGTTCCGAAATGGTGGCTCTCGGCGCCTTCACCGTGGTGGAGCGGGGTCAGATGGAGATGATCCTGGAGGAACAGGGCTTCCAGCAGACTGGCTGTACATCAGCCGAGTGCGCCGTCGAAGTTGGTAAAATGCTGGGCGTGCAGGCCATGGTGACCGGCAGTATCGGAAAGCTGGGCTCCATGTACACGGTGGATGTACGGATGTTCGATGTTGGCACCGGCCAGATCGGCAGGATTTCGAAGCGTGATGTCAAAGGGGAAGTTGAAGAATTGTTAGGCACGCTGAAGAAAGTTACCCGTGATCTTGCGGGACTACCGGACGAGGAAGAAGCGGCACCTGTAGCGGAAGAGACCGCTGAGCCTAAGAAGAAAGGTGGCAAAGGTTTCTTCTGGCTGCTCCTGCTGGCGGCGGCCGGCGGCGGCGGAT
The DNA window shown above is from Candidatus Neomarinimicrobiota bacterium and carries:
- a CDS encoding CsgG/HfaB family protein, giving the protein MKLMKKSLCIFLAWSLFVLSFPVTVQAQDKMAVAVLDLEGRGISALEAATLTDRLRSEMVALGAFTVVERGQMEMILEEQGFQQTGCTSAECAVEVGKMLGVQAMVTGSIGKLGSMYTVDVRMFDVGTGQIGRISKRDVKGEVEELLGTLKKVTRDLAGLPDEEEAAPVAEETAEPKKKGGKGFFWLLLLAAAGGGGYYAYSEGMLDDLLGIGPDELGLPPEPPTAPGSN